In Pseudomonas nunensis, a single window of DNA contains:
- a CDS encoding BON domain-containing protein: protein MKTDQELKNDILAELRWEPSVNAEQIGVEVKDGIVTLAGHVNSYVEKWAAEQAVQKISGVRALAVEMDVKLPGLSQRNDADVARSADSALEWATNLPKDSIKIQVEGGWVSLTGDVEWEYQRREAEGAVRNLMGVKGINNNISIKSAVSVRGVKVEITEALKRRAIIDSQKITVEVHGADVTLSGTVDNWAERELAMHSAWSAAGVKNVQNNIIVSY from the coding sequence ATGAAAACCGATCAGGAACTGAAAAACGACATCCTTGCGGAGTTGCGCTGGGAGCCCTCGGTCAACGCCGAACAGATCGGTGTTGAGGTCAAGGATGGCATCGTGACCCTCGCCGGACACGTCAACAGTTACGTCGAGAAGTGGGCCGCCGAGCAAGCCGTACAGAAGATCTCGGGTGTTCGTGCGCTGGCCGTGGAAATGGACGTGAAGCTCCCAGGCTTGAGCCAGCGTAATGATGCCGATGTCGCGCGTTCTGCCGATAGCGCCCTGGAGTGGGCAACCAATCTACCCAAAGACTCTATCAAGATTCAGGTTGAAGGCGGTTGGGTGAGTTTGACGGGGGACGTGGAGTGGGAATACCAACGCAGGGAAGCGGAAGGTGCAGTCCGAAACCTGATGGGCGTCAAGGGTATCAATAACAACATTTCAATCAAATCCGCGGTTTCGGTAAGAGGCGTTAAGGTCGAGATCACTGAAGCGCTCAAACGTCGGGCAATTATCGATTCGCAGAAGATTACGGTCGAAGTCCACGGTGCCGATGTGACCTTGTCCGGGACAGTCGACAATTGGGCGGAGCGAGAGTTGGCAATGCATTCAGCCTGGAGTGCGGCTGGCGTCAAGAATGTGCAGAACAACATCATCGTCAGCTACTGA
- a CDS encoding general stress protein, translating into MSINRSDFYIFKTHAEAESAIRALSQADFDVKKLSIVGKGYHTEEHPIGFYQLGDKVKSWGAMGALWGSVWGLLITPAFFFLPGLGLVALAGPLVALLVSALEGAVIVGGVSALGAALLNMGLSKDQVIKYETALKADEYLLMVHGSSHDIDAVRAVLGD; encoded by the coding sequence ATGAGCATTAACCGTTCTGATTTCTACATCTTTAAAACCCATGCCGAAGCCGAAAGTGCGATACGTGCTCTGAGCCAGGCAGACTTTGACGTAAAGAAACTCTCAATCGTGGGTAAGGGCTATCACACGGAAGAACACCCGATCGGCTTTTACCAGTTGGGAGACAAAGTGAAGTCTTGGGGCGCTATGGGAGCTCTTTGGGGCAGTGTCTGGGGGCTTCTTATTACGCCGGCATTTTTCTTCCTGCCTGGCCTGGGGCTCGTTGCCTTGGCGGGTCCTTTGGTGGCCCTGTTGGTGAGTGCGCTGGAGGGCGCTGTGATTGTCGGCGGTGTCTCCGCACTCGGCGCAGCGCTATTAAATATGGGGTTAAGCAAAGACCAGGTCATCAAATACGAAACCGCCCTCAAGGCTGACGAGTATTTATTAATGGTGCATGGCAGCAGCCACGACATCGATGCGGTGCGAGCTGTGCTCGGGGATTGA
- a CDS encoding NAD-dependent succinate-semialdehyde dehydrogenase → MAYTSVNPSDGQLLESFEQISDLELEEKLAAAEHCFQSWKHTSYAQRAAVIGRAAELMHSRVEDLARLATLEMGKRISEASGEVTFSADILDYYAKNAERFLARQRLHPQQGEAHMESSPIGVIFGVEPWNFPFYQLARVAGPHLMAGNVLVVKHAGCVPQCAMAFESLLVEAGAPLGLYTNLMISHEQSDRVVDDARVKGVALTGSVAAGRSLAARAGANLKPSSMELGGSDAFIVLEDADLDLAVNWAVWGRMYNCGQTCCAAKRFIVLEEVADVFIERFQAALAALKPGNPMDESTTLGPMSTESALQQLLAQVEDAVFNGAEVLLGGERIRRPGAYMSPTILTNIAPDNPAFRDEFFGPVVLFFRVKDEEEAIALANDSDFGLGGSVFTRDVGRGLRLASRIDTGMVFINNISWSDAELPFGGIKNSGYGRELGDIGIQTFVNKKLVRYVSVDAPV, encoded by the coding sequence ATGGCTTATACAAGTGTTAATCCCAGTGACGGCCAGTTGCTGGAAAGCTTTGAACAAATCAGCGATCTCGAGTTGGAAGAAAAGCTTGCGGCCGCAGAGCATTGTTTTCAGAGCTGGAAACATACCTCTTATGCGCAACGTGCCGCAGTGATTGGCAGGGCGGCAGAACTGATGCACTCCAGGGTTGAAGACCTGGCTCGACTGGCAACATTGGAGATGGGGAAACGCATCAGCGAAGCCAGTGGTGAAGTGACCTTCAGCGCCGATATCCTGGACTATTACGCAAAAAATGCTGAGCGCTTTTTGGCACGCCAAAGACTCCACCCCCAACAGGGCGAAGCCCATATGGAAAGCAGCCCTATCGGGGTGATTTTCGGCGTTGAACCCTGGAACTTTCCTTTTTACCAATTGGCACGTGTCGCAGGGCCGCATCTCATGGCGGGCAATGTGTTGGTGGTCAAGCACGCCGGTTGTGTTCCGCAATGCGCGATGGCTTTCGAGTCGCTGTTGGTCGAGGCCGGAGCACCCTTGGGCCTCTACACCAACCTGATGATTTCCCATGAGCAGTCGGACCGCGTGGTGGACGACGCACGCGTCAAAGGTGTCGCCCTTACGGGTAGCGTAGCCGCCGGCCGCAGTCTCGCGGCGCGGGCCGGAGCCAACCTCAAGCCTTCATCGATGGAACTGGGCGGCAGCGACGCGTTTATCGTACTGGAGGACGCCGACCTTGACCTCGCCGTCAACTGGGCGGTCTGGGGGCGTATGTACAACTGCGGGCAAACCTGTTGCGCCGCCAAGCGCTTTATCGTGCTTGAAGAAGTCGCAGATGTATTTATTGAGCGCTTTCAGGCAGCACTGGCTGCGCTTAAGCCAGGCAACCCGATGGACGAGAGCACGACACTGGGGCCCATGTCGACAGAGTCGGCCCTGCAGCAGTTGCTGGCGCAGGTCGAAGACGCTGTGTTTAACGGCGCCGAGGTACTGCTTGGCGGCGAGAGAATTCGTCGTCCGGGCGCTTACATGAGTCCGACCATCCTGACCAACATCGCGCCCGACAATCCGGCTTTCAGAGATGAATTCTTTGGCCCTGTCGTGCTTTTTTTCCGGGTCAAGGATGAAGAAGAGGCGATCGCGCTAGCCAATGACTCGGATTTCGGCCTGGGTGGCTCGGTGTTCACAAGAGACGTGGGCCGTGGTCTGCGACTCGCCAGCCGGATCGATACCGGCATGGTGTTTATCAACAACATCAGTTGGTCAGATGCTGAATTGCCCTTCGGAGGGATTAAGAACTCCGGTTACGGGCGTGAGTTGGGCGATATAGGCATCCAGACCTTCGTTAACAAAAAACTGGTGCGTTACGTCTCCGTTGACGCTCCGGTTTAA
- the adhP gene encoding alcohol dehydrogenase AdhP — MTLQMLAAVVEQFGQPLVLKRCDIPTPGPGQILVRTEACGVCHTDLHAARGDWPLKPGLPFIPGHEGIGIVTALGAGVTSVKEGERVGVPWLYSACGHCEYCLSAWETVCAQAQFGGYTKNGGFAEYILADPNYVAHIPHGLDPREAAPIICAGVTTYKGIKETEARPGQWIVISGVGGLGHLAVQYAKAMGLRVCAVDIDDRKLAHATRLGADAVVNAKKGDPVEAAKEATGGGGHGVLITAPSLSAFNQGVAMTRKHGTCVLVGLPPGEFPVPLFDVVANCITVRGSFVGTRQDMAEALTFAAQGKVKADIELQPLSAINQIFERLEHGDVPSRVVIDFSAV, encoded by the coding sequence ATGACACTCCAAATGCTGGCTGCCGTCGTTGAACAATTCGGCCAGCCGCTGGTGCTTAAACGTTGCGATATTCCAACCCCCGGTCCCGGGCAGATTCTGGTTCGTACCGAGGCCTGCGGGGTTTGTCATACCGACCTGCATGCGGCCCGTGGCGACTGGCCGCTCAAACCGGGTTTGCCTTTTATTCCGGGACACGAAGGCATCGGTATCGTCACAGCCCTCGGGGCCGGAGTAACCAGTGTCAAGGAAGGCGAGCGGGTCGGTGTGCCGTGGCTGTATTCGGCCTGCGGGCATTGTGAATACTGTCTGTCGGCCTGGGAGACGGTGTGTGCCCAAGCACAATTCGGTGGCTACACAAAGAATGGAGGCTTTGCCGAATACATTCTGGCAGACCCGAACTACGTCGCACACATTCCCCATGGCCTTGATCCGAGAGAGGCCGCGCCAATCATTTGTGCCGGCGTCACGACTTACAAAGGCATCAAGGAAACCGAGGCCCGGCCGGGGCAGTGGATTGTGATTTCCGGTGTGGGGGGACTGGGCCACCTGGCTGTTCAATATGCCAAGGCCATGGGGCTGCGAGTCTGCGCCGTTGATATTGATGACCGCAAACTGGCCCATGCCACCCGACTTGGAGCCGATGCCGTGGTTAATGCCAAAAAAGGCGACCCGGTCGAAGCGGCGAAAGAGGCTACTGGCGGCGGTGGTCATGGCGTGCTTATCACCGCGCCCTCGCTCAGCGCATTCAATCAAGGCGTCGCCATGACGCGTAAACACGGGACTTGCGTGCTGGTGGGGTTGCCGCCCGGTGAGTTTCCGGTGCCGCTGTTCGATGTGGTCGCCAACTGCATCACCGTTCGCGGCTCGTTTGTCGGCACTCGTCAGGACATGGCCGAGGCGCTGACCTTTGCTGCTCAGGGCAAGGTCAAGGCAGACATCGAGTTGCAGCCGTTGTCGGCGATCAACCAGATTTTCGAGCGCCTCGAACACGGAGATGTTCCATCGCGTGTGGTTATCGACTTCAGTGCGGTTTGA
- a CDS encoding bifunctional ADP-dependent NAD(P)H-hydrate dehydratase/NAD(P)H-hydrate epimerase: MNMLISESVLTNRQCALLTVGQMAEADRRSVAAGVSSFELMANAGAAVAHEIECHWTPRPVLVLCGPGNNGGDGFVTAHVLAEAGWPVRVAMLGSRFSLKDEARQHAQRWVGEVEALSPEVLEGAELIVDALFGAGLSRPLQDQALETLAAASHGTVPIVAIDTPSGVMGDSGESLGAVPAVLTVTFFRKKPGHLLLPGRDLCGEVIVADIGTPKAVLDAIAPQTYENHPALWLANLPRATSDTDKHSRGHALIFGGYPMTGAARMAARGAARAGSGLTTIAVPEIAFPIYATVLDSIMVRPWLTPEDFGHLLNGSRFSAWLIGPGAGVDKETFGHALAMLATGRPTIIDADAITAFQDEPGALDRAIHGPCVLTPHESEFRRVFDPFGDKLTRTRAAARRCGAVVVLKGSDTVIAAPDGRAIINANAPPTLATAGTGDVLSGIILGLLAQGMSAFDSAAAGVWLHGAAAAEFGPGLLAEDLPDLLPAVFRRLYS, translated from the coding sequence ATGAACATGTTGATTTCCGAGTCTGTGCTGACAAATCGCCAGTGCGCCTTACTTACCGTTGGGCAGATGGCCGAAGCCGATCGGCGCTCGGTCGCTGCCGGTGTGTCGTCTTTTGAATTGATGGCCAATGCCGGTGCGGCAGTGGCGCACGAAATCGAGTGCCACTGGACACCGAGACCTGTGTTGGTGCTGTGCGGGCCAGGTAATAACGGTGGTGATGGTTTCGTCACCGCCCACGTGCTGGCAGAAGCAGGCTGGCCGGTGAGGGTGGCAATGCTGGGGAGCCGATTCAGCCTCAAGGACGAAGCGCGGCAGCATGCCCAACGATGGGTTGGGGAAGTTGAAGCGTTGAGTCCCGAGGTGCTCGAAGGTGCCGAGTTAATCGTTGATGCTCTATTCGGCGCAGGCCTCAGTCGCCCACTGCAAGACCAGGCGCTGGAAACGCTTGCCGCCGCCAGCCATGGCACTGTCCCCATTGTCGCAATCGATACGCCTAGCGGCGTGATGGGCGATAGCGGTGAATCGCTAGGGGCGGTTCCGGCAGTGCTGACCGTGACTTTTTTCCGCAAGAAACCAGGCCACCTGCTGCTACCAGGGCGAGACTTGTGTGGCGAAGTGATCGTTGCGGACATTGGCACCCCGAAAGCGGTGCTCGATGCCATCGCGCCCCAAACATATGAAAATCATCCAGCACTGTGGTTGGCCAACCTGCCGCGAGCCACGTCGGACACCGACAAACACAGCCGTGGCCATGCCCTGATTTTCGGCGGGTATCCAATGACGGGGGCGGCTCGAATGGCTGCCAGAGGTGCAGCGAGAGCCGGTTCGGGTCTCACGACCATTGCGGTGCCTGAAATAGCGTTTCCCATTTATGCCACAGTGCTGGACAGCATCATGGTACGTCCATGGCTGACGCCGGAAGACTTCGGTCACTTGCTCAATGGCAGCCGCTTTTCCGCTTGGTTGATTGGCCCGGGTGCCGGCGTTGACAAGGAAACCTTCGGTCATGCTCTGGCAATGCTTGCCACTGGCCGCCCAACCATCATCGACGCCGATGCGATCACCGCATTCCAGGATGAACCCGGCGCGCTGGATCGAGCCATTCACGGTCCATGCGTGTTGACGCCCCATGAGAGCGAGTTCCGCCGGGTTTTTGATCCCTTTGGCGACAAGCTGACCCGCACCCGAGCCGCTGCCCGGCGTTGCGGGGCAGTCGTGGTCCTCAAAGGCAGTGACACCGTGATCGCCGCCCCCGACGGCAGAGCAATCATCAACGCCAATGCACCGCCAACTTTAGCCACCGCTGGGACGGGCGATGTCTTGAGTGGAATTATTCTGGGTCTGCTAGCGCAAGGAATGTCGGCCTTTGACAGTGCCGCAGCGGGAGTCTGGTTGCACGGTGCGGCGGCTGCCGAATTTGGTCCCGGACTACTGGCAGAAGATCTGCCGGATCTGTTACCCGCGGTGTTCCGTCGGCTGTATAGCTGA
- a CDS encoding phosphoketolase family protein, with amino-acid sequence MRQGITTQQLQDMDAYWRAANYLSVGQIYLQDNPLLEVPLLLEHLKPRLLGHWGTTPGLNLLYVHLNRVIKAFDLNMIFIAGPGHGGPGIVAQTYLEGSYTERYPAIERNHNGLCRLFRQFSWPNGISSHVSAQVPGSIHEGGELGYSLVHAFGAAFDNPQLIVACVIGDGEAETGALAASWHSNKFLNPIRDGAVLPILHLNGFKIANPSVLARIPHEELIALMRGYGYEPYVVEGDDPLLVHQALAATLDIVMQSIRDIQTTARQALRSERPQRPTWPMIILRTPKGWTGPKWVDGLPVEGTWRAHQVPIADFSKPEHLQLLESWMRSYRPQDLFDKNGQLRADLAELAPTGHQRMGSNPHANGGELLRPLSLPHFHDYAVPINRPGAVRAEATRVLGNYLRDVMQRNLASGNFRLFGPDETASNRLDAVYQVAGKAWMARIEEVDLNLSADGRVMEVLSEHLCQGWLEGYLLTGRHGLFSCYEAFIHIIDSMLNQHAKWLKESKAIPWRKPVASLNYLLTSHTWRQDHNGSSHQDPGFIDHVANKKSDTVRIYLPPDANCLLSVTDHCLRSHDYINLIIAGKQPEWQWLDMPSAIRHCTAGAGIWNWAGTEGPEGPDVVMACAGDVPTLETLASVMLLREYIPDIRIRVVNVVDLMVLQPNDEHPHGLQDNDFDELFTNDRPVIFAFHGYPALIHKLTYRRANHDNFHVRGFRDEGTTTTPFDMVVLNNLDRYQLALDAIERIPRLRSEVDRARERYWTMIQCHKRYISEHGEDLPQVRDWQWTV; translated from the coding sequence ATGCGCCAGGGAATTACGACTCAACAGTTGCAGGACATGGATGCCTATTGGCGTGCAGCCAACTATCTGTCCGTCGGGCAGATTTATCTGCAAGACAATCCTTTGCTTGAAGTGCCCTTGTTACTTGAACACCTCAAGCCACGACTGCTGGGACATTGGGGGACGACACCGGGTCTGAACTTGCTTTATGTGCACCTCAACCGCGTGATCAAGGCCTTTGACCTCAACATGATTTTCATTGCGGGCCCTGGCCATGGCGGCCCCGGTATCGTTGCGCAGACGTACCTTGAGGGCTCGTATACCGAGCGTTATCCAGCGATAGAGCGTAATCACAACGGGTTGTGCAGGCTCTTCCGTCAATTTTCCTGGCCAAACGGGATTTCCAGTCACGTCTCGGCGCAAGTGCCCGGATCCATCCATGAAGGAGGTGAGCTGGGTTACTCCCTGGTGCATGCCTTCGGGGCGGCGTTCGACAATCCTCAGTTGATCGTTGCCTGTGTGATTGGTGATGGTGAAGCGGAGACCGGCGCGCTGGCAGCCAGTTGGCACTCGAACAAGTTCCTCAACCCGATCAGGGATGGCGCCGTACTCCCCATCCTGCATCTCAACGGTTTCAAGATTGCCAATCCGAGTGTATTGGCACGTATTCCTCATGAAGAACTGATCGCGCTCATGCGTGGCTATGGCTATGAGCCTTATGTCGTCGAGGGCGATGATCCGTTACTGGTGCATCAAGCACTGGCAGCCACGCTCGATATCGTCATGCAGAGCATTCGTGACATTCAGACGACTGCCCGTCAGGCCCTCAGAAGTGAAAGACCGCAACGTCCCACCTGGCCGATGATTATCCTGCGCACACCCAAAGGCTGGACCGGACCCAAGTGGGTCGACGGGCTGCCTGTAGAGGGCACATGGCGTGCACACCAGGTCCCGATTGCCGACTTCAGCAAACCTGAGCACCTGCAACTGCTTGAGTCGTGGATGCGCAGTTATCGGCCCCAAGATCTATTCGACAAGAACGGCCAGCTCCGTGCAGATCTGGCTGAACTGGCCCCGACCGGTCATCAGCGTATGGGTTCCAACCCTCATGCCAACGGGGGAGAGTTGTTACGGCCATTATCGCTGCCACACTTTCACGATTATGCCGTGCCCATTAACCGACCCGGTGCGGTCAGGGCGGAAGCGACCCGCGTACTGGGTAACTACTTGCGAGACGTCATGCAGCGCAATCTCGCATCCGGCAATTTTCGGCTATTCGGTCCTGACGAGACTGCATCGAATCGCCTGGACGCTGTGTATCAGGTGGCCGGCAAAGCCTGGATGGCCAGGATTGAAGAGGTCGATCTCAATCTCAGCGCCGATGGACGCGTGATGGAAGTCCTGAGCGAACACTTGTGCCAGGGGTGGCTTGAAGGTTACTTGTTAACCGGTCGCCACGGCCTGTTTTCCTGCTATGAAGCGTTCATCCATATCATCGACTCAATGCTCAACCAGCACGCGAAGTGGCTCAAAGAATCTAAAGCAATTCCCTGGCGCAAACCCGTCGCTTCACTCAATTACCTCCTGACTTCACACACCTGGCGCCAGGACCACAATGGCTCTTCGCATCAGGATCCGGGGTTTATCGATCACGTCGCCAACAAGAAATCCGACACCGTGCGCATCTACCTGCCGCCGGATGCCAATTGCTTATTGTCGGTCACTGATCACTGCTTGCGCAGTCACGACTACATCAACCTGATTATTGCCGGTAAGCAACCGGAGTGGCAGTGGCTGGACATGCCATCCGCCATTCGTCATTGCACTGCCGGAGCCGGGATCTGGAACTGGGCGGGGACTGAGGGGCCGGAGGGGCCGGATGTCGTTATGGCCTGTGCCGGCGACGTACCGACGCTTGAGACCCTGGCCAGCGTCATGCTGTTGCGTGAGTACATCCCCGACATTCGAATTCGGGTGGTCAACGTAGTTGATCTCATGGTTTTGCAGCCCAATGACGAGCATCCCCATGGCCTTCAGGACAATGATTTCGACGAGTTGTTTACCAACGACAGACCCGTCATTTTTGCTTTTCACGGATACCCCGCGCTGATTCACAAGTTGACCTATCGACGAGCCAATCATGACAATTTTCACGTGCGCGGTTTCCGTGATGAGGGTACGACCACCACGCCGTTCGACATGGTAGTGCTCAACAACCTGGATCGTTATCAGTTGGCCCTGGACGCTATCGAACGCATCCCGCGCCTGCGTAGTGAGGTGGACCGTGCGCGAGAACGTTACTGGACGATGATCCAGTGCCACAAACGTTACATCAGCGAGCATGGCGAAGATCTGCCGCAGGTGCGGGATTGGCAATGGACAGTCTAA
- a CDS encoding acetate/propionate family kinase, producing MDSLNLTNAEPDGELASGRERLILALNSGSSSLKFGVYRVTGDRVQKLISGEAQALGTQAGRFEAINAHQQPLVGESVPMITTKHALHEVERLLEQTQSGPLDGIGHRVVHGGPALRQPCRINKQVLEQLQQVIGFAPLHTPMALSVIEETSRHFPEVAQVVCVDTGFHAQMPEVACVLALPKELREQGIQRYGFHGLSCESIVRRFGSSLPRRLIIAHLGNGASITAVRAGQSVDTSMGLTPCGGMIMSTRSGDLDPGVLIYLIRQKGLDVAAVETLVDRQSGLLGISGLSADMRSLKIASPTQADARLAIAMFCYSASKQIAAMMAVLGGIDTLVFTGGIGENDAEVRANICNGLTWTGLHLDSALNQSGSDLISTLESTCTVRVFDSREDEEIARHTWQLIP from the coding sequence ATGGACAGTCTAAACCTGACAAATGCCGAACCGGACGGCGAGTTGGCGTCGGGACGGGAGCGTCTGATTTTAGCGCTCAACAGCGGCTCGTCTTCACTGAAGTTTGGTGTTTATCGAGTCACGGGTGATCGCGTCCAGAAGTTGATTTCAGGTGAAGCACAGGCGCTCGGCACCCAAGCCGGGCGCTTTGAAGCGATCAACGCACACCAGCAACCACTCGTTGGAGAATCAGTGCCCATGATCACAACGAAGCACGCGTTGCATGAGGTTGAACGGTTGCTGGAGCAGACGCAATCAGGACCTTTGGATGGCATCGGGCATCGCGTCGTACATGGTGGCCCGGCGCTACGCCAGCCATGTCGCATCAACAAACAGGTGCTTGAGCAACTGCAACAGGTGATTGGCTTTGCGCCTTTGCACACGCCGATGGCGCTGTCTGTCATTGAGGAAACCTCCAGACACTTCCCGGAGGTTGCACAGGTGGTGTGCGTTGACACGGGATTTCACGCACAAATGCCTGAGGTTGCCTGCGTGTTGGCATTGCCCAAAGAACTTCGCGAGCAGGGAATCCAGCGCTATGGCTTTCATGGGCTGTCTTGCGAGTCCATTGTCCGGCGGTTCGGGTCCAGTCTGCCCAGGCGTCTGATCATCGCCCATCTGGGTAACGGAGCGAGCATCACTGCAGTGCGTGCTGGTCAATCAGTCGACACCAGCATGGGCCTGACACCCTGCGGCGGAATGATCATGAGCACTCGCAGCGGCGACTTGGACCCCGGGGTGCTGATTTACCTGATACGCCAGAAAGGACTTGATGTGGCGGCGGTAGAGACGCTGGTTGATCGGCAATCCGGTTTGCTTGGCATCTCTGGACTCAGCGCTGACATGCGCTCGCTAAAGATCGCGTCCCCTACTCAGGCAGACGCCCGACTGGCAATCGCGATGTTCTGTTATTCGGCCTCCAAGCAGATCGCCGCAATGATGGCGGTGCTTGGCGGCATCGACACACTGGTTTTCACCGGGGGGATCGGCGAGAACGATGCCGAGGTACGCGCGAATATTTGTAATGGGCTGACCTGGACCGGTTTGCACTTGGATAGCGCGCTGAACCAGTCAGGCAGTGACCTGATAAGTACCCTTGAGTCCACCTGCACAGTGCGCGTTTTTGACTCGCGGGAAGACGAAGAAATTGCCCGCCATACCTGGCAACTCATTCCCTGA
- a CDS encoding GNAT family N-acetyltransferase, with protein sequence MLTDYAVEKILAALGHASPDEHWIEALNDGTHVLIRPLHEQDRQLEFGFINQLSAESFRTRFFGAIGQENVPLLDQMMDVDYRNRMAYIAMVHENGHLSAVGISRYAVTADGRQCECAVVVADHWQRQGMGTLLMEHLIVAARRNGFNKMMSIHQTNNFGMHRLARSLGFHSRYPSTGDNEIIHELDLTPAFG encoded by the coding sequence ATGTTGACTGACTATGCAGTAGAAAAAATTCTGGCGGCGCTGGGCCACGCGTCACCCGATGAGCACTGGATCGAAGCCTTGAACGACGGCACCCACGTACTCATCCGTCCATTGCATGAGCAAGATCGCCAACTCGAGTTCGGTTTCATTAACCAGCTGTCCGCCGAGTCTTTTCGTACTCGTTTTTTCGGGGCGATAGGGCAAGAGAATGTGCCACTCCTGGATCAGATGATGGACGTGGATTATCGTAATCGCATGGCATACATCGCGATGGTTCACGAAAACGGCCATCTGTCCGCTGTCGGAATCAGCCGCTATGCCGTCACTGCCGATGGCCGACAATGTGAGTGTGCGGTAGTTGTCGCGGATCACTGGCAACGTCAAGGCATGGGAACGCTATTGATGGAGCACTTGATCGTTGCGGCGCGACGTAATGGCTTCAATAAAATGATGTCGATTCATCAGACCAACAACTTCGGTATGCATCGCCTGGCGCGAAGCCTTGGGTTCCACAGCCGCTACCCGTCTACTGGCGATAACGAAATCATTCATGAACTCGACCTGACGCCGGCCTTCGGATAA
- a CDS encoding helix-turn-helix domain-containing protein gives MMLLNTGQVRPLTPHFARSYPSIKTLDQSTIHEVFLSSHCSEEDRERFDELIIHKVRISKGIELYRAGDPSQYLYFVRRGSFKTTLVSEQGHSLVTGFTMSGEPMGLEVITGERHICTVSALEDSEVNLISCQRLANLARDIPVLQLNLNRMLSRELIRSQNMLITLGHCTAEERLAIFMLDLSRRFAVRGYSAHCFLLRMSREDIASFIGVRAETICRAIARLRALRLMTFEGRSVEIIDIPQLETFCQRG, from the coding sequence ATGATGCTGCTCAATACCGGACAAGTACGACCGTTGACGCCACATTTTGCGCGGTCTTACCCTTCAATAAAAACCCTTGATCAATCCACCATTCATGAAGTGTTTTTGTCGTCGCACTGCTCTGAGGAAGACCGTGAACGTTTTGACGAATTAATCATTCATAAAGTTCGTATTAGTAAAGGCATAGAGCTGTATCGCGCGGGAGATCCGTCGCAGTATTTATATTTTGTTCGGCGTGGCAGTTTTAAGACAACCCTTGTAAGCGAACAAGGTCATAGTTTGGTCACCGGATTTACGATGTCCGGAGAACCTATGGGCTTGGAAGTGATCACTGGCGAACGGCATATATGCACGGTGTCGGCTTTGGAAGACAGTGAAGTGAATCTTATTTCTTGTCAACGGCTGGCAAATCTTGCTCGGGATATCCCCGTATTGCAGTTAAACTTGAACAGAATGCTTAGCAGGGAGCTTATCCGCAGCCAGAATATGCTAATCACTTTGGGCCACTGCACCGCAGAAGAGCGCTTGGCAATCTTCATGCTCGACCTCTCCAGGCGCTTTGCAGTAAGGGGGTACTCTGCACACTGCTTTCTTTTGCGAATGTCGCGTGAGGATATTGCATCGTTCATTGGCGTGAGGGCCGAAACGATTTGCCGGGCTATTGCGCGCTTGCGCGCTCTACGTCTGATGACTTTCGAAGGCCGTAGCGTCGAAATTATCGATATACCGCAGCTTGAAACGTTTTGTCAGCGAGGCTGA